From Nitrospirota bacterium, the proteins below share one genomic window:
- a CDS encoding biopolymer transporter ExbD produces the protein MSFERRERHIIREINLVPLIDVLLTILFFYMIVSPMMSRGLDVKLPKSESNTVKPEDRIVLTVTRAQEVFVEKERVDISRLKGVLDSIRKSKPQINVYLRADRDAPYGAVVQVMDVVKRAGIDKLGMVTESAGGESGK, from the coding sequence ATGAGCTTCGAGCGCCGCGAACGTCACATCATCCGCGAGATCAACCTGGTTCCCCTGATCGACGTGCTGCTCACGATTCTCTTCTTTTACATGATCGTCTCGCCCATGATGAGCCGCGGGCTGGACGTGAAGCTGCCCAAGTCCGAGTCGAACACGGTGAAGCCCGAGGACCGCATCGTGCTCACGGTGACCCGGGCGCAGGAGGTCTTCGTGGAGAAGGAGCGCGTGGACATCTCGAGGCTGAAGGGAGTCCTGGACTCGATCAGGAAGTCCAAGCCGCAGATCAACGTCTACCTGCGCGCCGACCGGGACGCTCCTTACGGGGCCGTAGTGCAGGTCATGGACGTCGTGAAGCGCGCCGGGATCGACAAGCTCGGCATGGTGACCGAGTCCGCCGGAGGTGAGAGCGGCAAATGA
- a CDS encoding MotA/TolQ/ExbB proton channel family protein: MFAIAAVPGMGMGVLGLFLETGWIARGIVIILLGFSVVSWAMILLKYQFLRRAEKESHAFLAAFRKTRNLDDLTQHAESKKYSPLATLFIEGVRETEAIVKALPEGKVTEEERPLISQDIERSLKIVTQDEIGYMERYLAFLGTTGTVGPLLGLFGTVWGIMDAFYGIGLKGAGDIAALAPGLAAALINTISGLFVAIPAVIAYNYFADKIHDIANRCDSFSMEFLSYAERHLLRRKS; the protein is encoded by the coding sequence ATGTTCGCTATCGCTGCCGTACCCGGCATGGGAATGGGGGTCCTCGGCCTGTTCCTCGAGACCGGATGGATCGCCCGCGGGATCGTCATCATCCTGCTGGGATTTTCGGTCGTCTCCTGGGCAATGATCCTGCTGAAATACCAGTTCCTGCGCAGGGCCGAGAAGGAGTCCCATGCCTTCCTCGCCGCGTTCCGGAAGACCAGGAACCTCGACGATCTGACGCAGCACGCCGAGTCGAAGAAGTACAGCCCCCTCGCCACGCTGTTCATCGAGGGCGTGCGCGAGACCGAGGCCATCGTCAAGGCGCTGCCCGAGGGGAAGGTGACCGAGGAGGAGCGGCCGCTCATCTCGCAGGACATCGAACGGTCGCTCAAGATCGTGACCCAGGACGAGATCGGGTACATGGAGCGCTACCTGGCGTTCCTCGGCACGACCGGCACCGTGGGGCCGCTGCTCGGTCTCTTCGGCACGGTCTGGGGCATCATGGACGCCTTCTACGGCATCGGCCTGAAGGGCGCCGGCGACATCGCCGCGCTGGCGCCGGGCCTCGCCGCGGCGCTCATCAACACCATTTCCGGCCTGTTCGTGGCCATCCCGGCCGTGATCGCCTACAACTATTTCGCCGACAAGATCCATGACATCGCGAACCGGTGCGATTCATTCTCCATGGAGTTCCTGAGCTACGCGGAGCGCCACCTGCTCAGGAGGAAGTCATGA
- a CDS encoding molybdopterin biosynthesis protein — MAFKQKKYLSNEPLAEAIRKYSDALTAAHIVSPLAGERIPVADAPGRVTSEAVIAKISSPFYHSAAMDGYAVRFIDTFGAGETRPRRLAVPEQSVAVDTGDPLPDGFDAVIMIEDVEKTSEAEIEILKPATPWQHVRLVGEDIVATELIIPENHVIRPVDMAAMIASGHTTVMARRRPVVAVIPTGTELVEPGSELKKGDIIDFNSTMLSAMAAECGARAVRTGIVRDEAALLAKTVLGALADSDLVVINAGSSAGREDFTADVLAGLGRVLVHGVSIKPGKPVILAIVQGKPVIGIPGYPVSAALTFALFVKPLIYALQGLKAPEAETVTARLSRQVASSLGQEEFIRVKLGSVAGNLIATPVTRGAGALMSLVRADGIIRVPAMSEGIAAGQEIGVELLRTGGDIRNTIVCIGSHDNALDVLGNYLKKKHPELTLSSAHVGSMGGLLAIKRGEAHVAGTHLLDEETGEYNVSYIRKLLPDTRTVLVNLVHRTQGFIVPKGNPKGIRGFEDLVRPDVVFVNRQAGAGTRLLTDLSLRKLKIDPNTVKGYHHEEFTHMAVAAAVASGAADTGLAVLSAAQALGLDFIPVAQERYDLAVPQEFYETPMVQALFGIIRGDKGFREEIIAMGGYDVSEMGKVLGVL, encoded by the coding sequence ATGGCATTCAAACAAAAAAAATATCTCTCCAACGAGCCCCTTGCCGAGGCGATCAGGAAATACAGCGACGCGCTGACAGCGGCGCACATCGTCTCGCCGCTCGCGGGCGAGCGCATCCCCGTGGCCGATGCCCCCGGCCGGGTCACGTCCGAGGCGGTGATCGCGAAGATCTCGTCGCCCTTCTACCATTCCGCGGCCATGGACGGCTATGCCGTCCGGTTCATTGACACCTTCGGCGCAGGGGAGACCAGGCCCAGGCGGCTTGCCGTGCCGGAGCAGTCGGTCGCCGTAGACACGGGCGATCCCCTTCCCGACGGGTTCGATGCCGTGATCATGATCGAGGACGTGGAGAAGACGTCCGAAGCGGAGATCGAGATCCTGAAGCCGGCCACCCCGTGGCAGCACGTGCGCCTCGTGGGCGAGGACATCGTCGCCACGGAGCTCATCATCCCCGAGAACCATGTCATCCGGCCCGTTGACATGGCCGCCATGATCGCGAGCGGCCATACCACGGTCATGGCGCGCCGCAGGCCCGTCGTCGCGGTCATCCCCACGGGAACGGAGCTGGTGGAGCCGGGAAGTGAACTGAAAAAGGGAGATATCATCGACTTCAATTCGACCATGCTCTCCGCCATGGCCGCGGAATGCGGCGCCCGCGCCGTCCGGACGGGCATCGTCAGGGACGAAGCGGCCCTGCTCGCGAAAACGGTCCTCGGTGCGCTCGCGGACTCGGACCTCGTGGTGATCAACGCCGGCTCATCCGCGGGCAGGGAGGACTTCACCGCCGATGTGCTTGCCGGGCTCGGCCGGGTCCTGGTGCACGGCGTCTCGATCAAGCCCGGCAAACCGGTCATCCTCGCGATCGTGCAGGGCAAGCCGGTGATCGGCATCCCCGGCTACCCCGTGTCCGCCGCGCTCACCTTCGCACTCTTCGTCAAGCCGCTGATCTATGCCCTGCAGGGGCTCAAAGCGCCCGAGGCGGAGACGGTCACGGCACGGCTCAGCAGGCAGGTGGCCTCCTCCCTCGGCCAGGAGGAGTTCATCCGGGTGAAGCTGGGCAGCGTTGCCGGCAACCTCATCGCCACGCCGGTCACGCGCGGTGCCGGCGCGCTCATGTCGCTGGTGCGGGCCGACGGCATCATCCGGGTCCCCGCGATGAGCGAAGGGATCGCCGCCGGGCAGGAGATCGGCGTCGAGCTCCTGCGGACGGGCGGCGATATCCGGAATACGATCGTCTGCATCGGATCGCACGACAACGCGCTGGACGTGCTCGGCAATTATCTGAAGAAAAAACATCCCGAGCTGACCCTGTCCTCGGCCCACGTGGGAAGCATGGGCGGCCTCCTCGCCATCAAGCGGGGCGAGGCCCATGTGGCGGGCACCCATCTGCTCGACGAGGAGACCGGCGAGTACAATGTCAGCTACATCAGGAAACTGCTTCCCGATACGCGGACCGTCCTCGTGAACCTCGTGCACCGGACCCAGGGCTTCATTGTGCCGAAGGGCAACCCCAAAGGCATCAGGGGGTTCGAGGATCTTGTGCGGCCGGACGTGGTGTTCGTGAACCGCCAGGCCGGGGCCGGCACGCGGCTCCTGACGGACCTCTCGCTCAGGAAATTGAAGATTGACCCGAATACCGTAAAAGGGTATCATCACGAGGAATTTACCCATATGGCCGTCGCGGCAGCGGTCGCCTCCGGCGCGGCGGATACCGGGCTTGCGGTGCTCTCGGCTGCCCAGGCGCTCGGCCTCGACTTCATCCCCGTGGCGCAGGAACGGTATGATCTCGCGGTGCCGCAGGAGTTCTACGAAACGCCGATGGTGCAGGCGCTGTTCGGGATCATCCGCGGCGACAAGGGTTTCCGCGAGGAGATCATCGCAATGGGCGGCTACGACGTGAGCGAAATGGGGAAGGTTCTGGGCGTTCTGTGA
- the glp gene encoding gephyrin-like molybdotransferase Glp, whose product MTIKDMLGRSGVVSREDALKVLDEHFVVPVLPAEQISLSSSLGRVLASNIISPSDLPDFNRSTMDGYAVRSADTFGAAESRPALLTVIGDILMGTMPGSGIAKGEAMKIATGGALPAGADAVVMFEQTQPVDAASIEVVKPVGPLENVIQIGDDVRKGESILARGRRIRPQDMAALAGMGITAVSVFEKPKVAIISTGNEVVPADTTPGPGQIRDTNSYALEGLIEQSGGMPVKKGIIRDEEDRLSETLQGAVKDSSLVLMTGGSSIGTADLTAKVINSAGMPGVMVHGISIRPGKPLIIGIVGTPRGQVPVFGLPGHPVAVSICFDLFVKPALVRLSGEVVHPSLEGVSPYRVVRAKLARSIASSPGREDHVRVTLEKKDDGLWARPVFGASGLISTLVKALGTVVVPVNTIGIEAGEDVDVRLF is encoded by the coding sequence ATGACCATCAAGGACATGCTGGGCAGGAGCGGCGTGGTTTCCCGTGAGGACGCGCTCAAGGTCCTGGACGAGCATTTCGTCGTTCCTGTTCTCCCGGCCGAGCAGATCTCCCTCAGTTCTTCCCTCGGCCGCGTCCTCGCCTCGAATATCATTTCCCCGTCAGACCTTCCGGATTTCAACCGTTCGACCATGGATGGCTATGCGGTCAGGAGCGCGGACACCTTCGGCGCGGCCGAGTCCCGGCCGGCTCTCTTGACGGTCATTGGCGACATTCTGATGGGAACCATGCCCGGAAGCGGCATCGCAAAGGGCGAGGCCATGAAGATCGCCACGGGGGGAGCCTTGCCCGCGGGTGCCGATGCGGTCGTGATGTTCGAGCAGACCCAGCCGGTGGACGCAGCCAGCATCGAGGTGGTGAAGCCTGTTGGACCGCTCGAGAACGTGATCCAGATCGGCGACGACGTCAGGAAGGGCGAGTCCATCCTTGCCCGCGGCCGCCGCATCCGGCCGCAGGACATGGCTGCGCTGGCTGGCATGGGCATTACCGCCGTCAGTGTCTTTGAAAAACCGAAGGTCGCGATCATATCCACCGGAAACGAGGTCGTTCCCGCGGACACCACCCCCGGACCCGGCCAGATCCGCGATACCAACTCCTACGCCCTCGAAGGCCTGATCGAGCAGTCCGGCGGCATGCCCGTCAAGAAGGGCATCATCCGCGACGAGGAGGACCGTCTGTCGGAAACGCTCCAGGGCGCGGTCAAGGACAGCAGCCTCGTGCTGATGACCGGGGGCAGCTCGATCGGCACGGCGGACCTCACGGCAAAGGTTATCAACAGCGCGGGGATGCCGGGCGTGATGGTGCATGGCATATCGATCAGACCGGGGAAGCCCCTGATCATCGGCATTGTCGGAACGCCGCGCGGACAGGTGCCGGTATTCGGCCTGCCCGGTCATCCCGTTGCGGTCTCCATCTGCTTCGATCTGTTCGTAAAGCCGGCCCTCGTCCGGTTGAGCGGGGAGGTCGTGCATCCCTCGCTCGAAGGGGTATCTCCCTACCGCGTCGTACGGGCAAAACTGGCGCGCAGCATCGCGTCGAGCCCCGGCCGCGAGGACCACGTCCGCGTCACGCTGGAAAAAAAGGACGACGGGCTCTGGGCGAGGCCGGTATTCGGTGCGTCCGGACTGATCAGCACATTGGTTAAAGCTCTGGGCACGGTCGTGGTTCCGGTCAACACCATCGGGATCGAGGCGGGAGAAGACGTGGACGTACGGCTGTTCTAG
- a CDS encoding FAD-dependent oxidoreductase → MPQFYDTIIIGSGPAGLTAALYLGRAGQKCIVLEKDFVGGYTAKIAHIENYPGYETINGMDLTQIMAKQAEKFGATIVYPVEVVDMELKGEVKRVRTRDEVYEGHAVIISIGVARKKLEVPGAKEFLGKGVSYCATCDGNFFKGRKVAVVGSDDEAAEEALHLAELADKVTIVPPKELDIVNAVMNRLRSKQNVEILPVSKVHSVVGDELVTGLKISQNTEERVLPLEGVFIAMGSTPISQLILRAGGLSDDRGCLIVDKHQRMNLEGVFAAGDCTCGGMQIVSAAGEGAVAGMRTASYVRKIKTKAEGK, encoded by the coding sequence ATGCCGCAATTCTATGACACCATCATCATCGGTTCGGGCCCGGCGGGCCTCACGGCCGCGCTGTACCTGGGCAGGGCCGGCCAGAAATGCATCGTGCTCGAGAAGGACTTCGTCGGGGGGTACACGGCGAAGATCGCCCATATCGAAAATTATCCCGGCTACGAGACCATCAACGGCATGGACCTGACGCAGATCATGGCCAAGCAGGCGGAGAAGTTCGGCGCCACCATCGTCTATCCCGTGGAAGTGGTGGACATGGAGCTCAAGGGCGAGGTCAAGCGCGTGCGCACCCGCGACGAGGTCTATGAGGGCCATGCCGTGATCATATCGATCGGGGTGGCCCGGAAGAAGCTCGAGGTGCCCGGCGCCAAGGAGTTCCTCGGCAAGGGAGTCTCCTACTGCGCCACCTGCGACGGGAACTTCTTCAAGGGCAGGAAGGTGGCCGTGGTCGGCTCGGACGACGAGGCGGCAGAGGAGGCGCTCCACCTCGCCGAGCTCGCGGACAAGGTGACCATCGTGCCGCCCAAGGAGCTCGATATCGTGAACGCCGTCATGAACCGGCTCAGGTCAAAGCAGAACGTGGAGATCCTTCCGGTCTCGAAGGTCCATTCCGTCGTCGGCGATGAACTGGTTACGGGACTGAAGATATCGCAGAACACGGAGGAACGGGTGCTCCCCCTCGAAGGGGTCTTCATCGCCATGGGCTCCACGCCTATCTCGCAGCTCATCCTGCGCGCCGGCGGTCTTTCCGACGACCGTGGCTGCCTGATCGTGGACAAGCACCAGCGGATGAACCTCGAGGGCGTCTTCGCGGCGGGCGACTGCACCTGCGGCGGCATGCAGATCGTTTCCGCGGCCGGCGAAGGGGCCGTGGCCGGCATGCGGACGGCGTCCTACGTACGCAAGATCAAGACGAAGGCAGAAGGAAAATAG
- a CDS encoding PAS domain S-box protein: protein MRDSFRQILNASSRKIARVYALAGALWLLLSAVALFFLIYHSTAFLLFALLSSGLYVGLSSLLLSRLLARHERERQHTLDELTSALTKAREMQTHTEAVIAAIGDAISIQDRDYRVMYQNTLHKELLGEHAGEYCHQAYRHLDHVCEGCHVALSFRDGGIHRIEQKQTVNGAVRCFEIISSPLRDSHGEVIACIEAIRDTTEWKRSEEAIRESEKRYRTLFENAGDAIFILDAEPPHLGRIVDANRAAAAMHGYTLQELLTMNITDLDSQEAASMVPERIQTALSGEWIHAEINHVRKDGSVFPVELSAGLLEIENRRFLLAIDRDISERKTAEEFRRNILEAVDEAFIVIDREFKVVSANAAYSRQAKMPLSGIIGKHCFEISHRQQSPCWEAGEDCSVRRTFETALPQTALHVHHDHEGNEIHVETKAFPMMSPSGEVVSAIEVINDVSAKRRLEEQLRHAQKMEAIGTLTGGIAHDFNNILTTILGYSSFLLKRLQQDDAFRQAIESIFTAAQRASGLTRSLLAFSRRQPMKTLPEDLNAVVRHLEKLLLRIIGEDIELITDLAAEDLTVMADRGQIEQVLMNLCTNARDAMADGGVITLGTGRVTLSGEDARARGLEKAGSYAVLSVTDTGTGIDEKLAGKIFDPFFTTKDVGKGTGLGLSIVYGIVSQHGGSIDVKSQPGKGAVFTIYLPLVNTPSRSLKPSAQAHIPGGTETILVAEDDDTVRKLVRNSLEEVGYSVVEAVNGEEAVRRFSEDRRGIHLLILDVVMPKKNGKEVLDDIRKMRPDIKAIFMSGYTTDIIGKKGLATEDVEFLPKPLSADDLLKKVREVLQ from the coding sequence ATGCGAGACTCATTCCGGCAGATCCTGAATGCATCTTCGCGGAAAATTGCCCGTGTCTATGCCCTCGCAGGCGCCTTGTGGCTGCTCCTGAGCGCGGTCGCGCTCTTTTTTCTCATCTATCATAGCACCGCCTTTCTGTTGTTCGCCCTTCTGAGCAGCGGCCTGTATGTGGGGCTCAGTTCACTGCTGTTGAGCCGTCTCCTTGCCCGGCATGAACGCGAACGGCAGCATACCCTGGATGAACTGACCTCGGCCCTTACGAAAGCCCGGGAAATGCAAACCCATACCGAAGCGGTCATCGCTGCCATCGGGGACGCCATCAGCATCCAGGACCGCGACTACCGCGTCATGTATCAGAATACCCTGCACAAGGAGCTTCTCGGGGAGCATGCCGGCGAATACTGCCACCAGGCCTACCGGCACCTGGACCATGTCTGCGAGGGCTGCCATGTCGCGCTTTCGTTCAGGGACGGAGGGATCCACCGGATTGAGCAGAAACAGACGGTCAACGGCGCCGTCCGGTGCTTCGAGATCATCTCCTCTCCCTTGAGGGATTCCCACGGAGAAGTCATCGCCTGCATCGAGGCGATACGGGACACGACGGAATGGAAGCGGTCGGAGGAAGCGATCCGCGAGAGCGAGAAACGCTATCGAACACTGTTCGAGAACGCCGGCGATGCGATCTTCATCCTCGATGCCGAGCCTCCGCACCTGGGCAGGATCGTTGATGCCAACCGGGCGGCTGCCGCCATGCACGGTTATACGCTCCAGGAACTGCTTACCATGAACATTACGGACCTGGACTCGCAAGAAGCCGCCAGCATGGTGCCCGAGCGGATCCAAACCGCGCTGAGCGGGGAGTGGATCCATGCCGAGATCAACCACGTGAGAAAGGACGGTTCGGTCTTTCCCGTCGAGCTCTCGGCGGGCCTGCTTGAGATCGAGAACCGGCGTTTCCTGCTTGCGATCGACCGGGACATCTCCGAGCGGAAGACCGCGGAAGAGTTCAGGCGGAACATCCTGGAGGCCGTGGACGAGGCCTTCATCGTCATCGACCGCGAGTTCAAGGTCGTGTCCGCGAACGCGGCCTACTCGCGCCAGGCAAAGATGCCGCTCTCCGGGATCATCGGGAAACACTGCTTCGAGATCTCGCACCGGCAGCAGTCCCCATGCTGGGAGGCGGGCGAGGACTGCTCCGTGAGGCGCACCTTCGAGACCGCGCTGCCCCAGACCGCGCTGCACGTCCACCATGACCACGAGGGCAACGAGATCCACGTCGAAACGAAGGCGTTTCCCATGATGAGCCCGTCGGGCGAGGTCGTTTCCGCGATCGAGGTCATCAACGACGTGTCGGCCAAGAGGCGGCTGGAGGAGCAGCTGCGCCACGCCCAGAAGATGGAGGCGATCGGGACGCTGACGGGCGGGATCGCCCACGACTTCAACAACATCCTGACCACGATCCTCGGCTATTCCAGCTTCCTGCTGAAGAGGCTTCAGCAGGACGACGCGTTCCGGCAGGCCATCGAGAGCATCTTCACCGCGGCGCAGCGCGCTTCCGGTCTTACCCGGAGCCTGCTCGCTTTCAGCAGGCGCCAGCCCATGAAGACCCTGCCCGAGGACCTGAACGCCGTTGTCCGGCACCTGGAAAAGCTCCTCCTCAGGATCATCGGCGAGGATATCGAGCTGATCACGGACCTGGCTGCGGAAGACCTCACGGTGATGGCGGACCGCGGACAGATCGAACAGGTGCTCATGAACCTGTGCACGAACGCCCGGGACGCAATGGCGGACGGGGGCGTGATCACGCTCGGCACGGGCCGGGTGACGCTCTCCGGCGAGGACGCGCGGGCCCGCGGCCTGGAGAAGGCCGGCTCCTACGCGGTGCTCTCCGTGACGGATACGGGAACCGGGATCGATGAGAAGCTGGCGGGAAAGATCTTCGACCCCTTCTTCACCACGAAGGACGTCGGCAAGGGAACGGGCCTCGGCCTTTCCATCGTGTACGGGATCGTGAGCCAGCACGGCGGCAGCATCGATGTCAAGAGCCAGCCCGGCAAGGGCGCGGTATTCACGATCTACCTGCCCCTGGTCAACACGCCCTCCCGTTCGCTGAAGCCGTCGGCGCAGGCCCATATCCCCGGCGGCACGGAAACGATCCTTGTTGCCGAGGACGATGATACCGTGAGGAAGCTCGTCCGGAACTCGCTCGAGGAGGTCGGTTATTCCGTGGTCGAGGCGGTGAACGGGGAGGAAGCCGTCCGCAGGTTCAGCGAGGACCGGCGCGGGATCCATCTCCTCATCCTGGATGTTGTCATGCCGAAGAAGAACGGCAAGGAGGTACTGGACGACATCCGGAAGATGCGCCCCGATATCAAGGCCATCTTCATGAGCGGTTATACGACGGACATCATCGGGAAAAAGGGGTTGGCGACCGAGGATGTTGAATTCCTGCCAAAGCCCCTGTCTGCGGACGACCTGCTGAAAAAGGTGCGGGAGGTCCTGCAGTAG
- a CDS encoding nitroreductase yields MDILEGIYTRRSVRQYTDQPVDREQLLEIIRAGMWAPSGLNNQPWRFVIVRDPGVKLKLAKQTKYDYIIEGASACIAVFMDKSVMYHEVKDHLAMGACLQNMLLAAHGLALGAVWLGEILKNAGAVRGLFSLPENLELMAVVAVGHPSAQKRASTRKDIADVLLQER; encoded by the coding sequence ATGGATATTCTCGAAGGGATTTACACGCGCCGGAGCGTCCGGCAGTATACGGACCAGCCCGTTGACCGGGAGCAGCTGCTCGAGATCATCAGGGCCGGGATGTGGGCGCCCTCGGGCCTGAACAACCAGCCCTGGCGTTTCGTGATCGTCCGGGACCCCGGGGTCAAGCTGAAACTGGCAAAGCAGACGAAATACGACTATATCATCGAAGGGGCGTCGGCCTGCATCGCGGTCTTCATGGACAAGAGCGTCATGTATCATGAGGTGAAGGACCACCTGGCCATGGGCGCCTGCCTGCAGAACATGCTCCTTGCCGCTCACGGCCTGGCGCTCGGCGCGGTCTGGCTCGGGGAGATATTGAAGAACGCCGGGGCAGTCCGCGGGCTTTTCAGCCTCCCCGAGAACCTCGAGCTCATGGCGGTTGTCGCCGTGGGCCATCCTTCTGCCCAGAAGAGAGCATCGACGAGGAAGGACATCGCGGACGTGCTGCTGCAGGAACGATAG
- a CDS encoding GxxExxY protein, with protein sequence MEIERVAEKIVNPEAQLLTYLKIRKCKLGFLLDWNVLRMKDGIKRMVNNL encoded by the coding sequence GTGGAGATTGAAAGGGTGGCAGAAAAAATCGTTAACCCCGAAGCTCAGCTGTTGACATATCTCAAGATAAGAAAATGTAAATTAGGTTTTTTGCTTGATTGGAATGTTCTCCGTATGAAGGATGGAATCAAAAGAATGGTCAACAATTTGTAA
- a CDS encoding zinc-dependent alcohol dehydrogenase family protein, which produces MKAMVLKSIASLTDNKAPLELVDFPVPVPRRHEILIRVSTCGVCHTELDEIEGRTPPSKFPIILGHQVVGRVQQSEDTGGRFKAGDRVGIAWINSSCGVCRFCRQGLENLCPDFKATGRDADGGYAEYTTVPEAYAYRIPEVFTDSEAAPLLCAGAIGYRSLRLTNLKDGDNLGLTGFGASAHLVLKMVRYRYPNAKVFVFSRTEAEQKFAQELGAVWAGGAEESSPEKLHAVIDTTPAWGPVVEALKNLEPGGSLVINAIRKEEGDKKALLGLDYSRDLWMEKEIRSVANITRRDVEEFLKLAAEIPIRPEVQEYRLENANQALLELKERKIRGAKVLRIGRL; this is translated from the coding sequence GTGAAAGCAATGGTATTAAAAAGCATCGCCAGCCTCACCGACAATAAAGCTCCCCTCGAACTGGTCGACTTTCCCGTACCTGTCCCCCGTCGCCATGAGATCCTCATCAGGGTTTCGACCTGCGGCGTGTGCCATACCGAGCTCGACGAGATCGAGGGCAGGACGCCGCCGTCGAAATTCCCGATCATCCTTGGCCATCAGGTCGTTGGCAGGGTGCAGCAAAGCGAGGACACGGGCGGGCGGTTCAAAGCGGGAGACCGGGTGGGCATTGCCTGGATCAATTCTTCCTGCGGTGTGTGCAGGTTCTGTCGCCAAGGTCTTGAGAATCTCTGCCCCGATTTCAAGGCCACAGGCAGGGACGCAGACGGCGGGTACGCGGAATACACGACCGTACCCGAGGCATATGCCTACCGGATCCCGGAAGTATTCACAGACAGCGAGGCGGCGCCGCTCTTGTGCGCGGGCGCGATCGGGTACCGCTCTCTCCGGTTGACGAACCTGAAGGATGGTGATAACCTCGGGCTCACCGGCTTCGGCGCATCGGCACATCTCGTGCTCAAGATGGTTCGATACCGGTATCCGAACGCAAAGGTCTTTGTTTTCTCGAGGACCGAGGCTGAACAGAAGTTCGCACAGGAACTGGGCGCAGTGTGGGCGGGAGGCGCGGAAGAGTCATCGCCTGAAAAACTGCATGCGGTCATCGACACGACGCCGGCCTGGGGCCCGGTCGTCGAGGCATTGAAGAACCTCGAACCGGGCGGCAGTCTCGTGATCAACGCGATCCGGAAGGAAGAAGGGGACAAGAAGGCGCTGCTCGGGCTCGATTATTCCCGCGACCTCTGGATGGAGAAGGAGATCAGGAGCGTTGCGAACATCACGCGCCGCGATGTGGAGGAGTTCCTGAAGCTGGCCGCCGAGATACCGATCAGGCCCGAGGTGCAGGAGTACCGGCTCGAGAATGCGAACCAGGCGCTGCTGGAATTGAAAGAGCGCAAGATCCGGGGAGCGAAGGTATTGAGGATCGGCAGGCTGTAA